The genomic stretch AAAGAGGGTTTGGTATTTTAAGTACTTGAAATCGATATTTTCCCATTAATTACCTAACAGAAGATCAAAAGTATGCACTCGTTAGAAGTAAATACTAAAATACGTGTTAATTAAATAAATGCGTCATACTCAGCTGCTCGATAAAGATTTAGATACCGATTCTATAAATCAGTCTTAGTAAACATAGCATGGGTCTTATCAATTCACCCCCTCTTCCCCGATTGATTTAATCCTCCGTCTTGTCAATATGTCCTAACTTAATTAGGGTTTCTGCTTTTGGTTCTTCACGCAGTGAAAGTGGCTCGGCTTCGCAATTGTTTAATCGCAAGTCTTGGGTATTTGGGGTTTGGCATCGAATGTTTTTGCCGCAAGATTTAAAGATTTCGCGACTCAGATGGCATTTCGAGGTGAACTTGTGAAAAACAAAACGAATTAAGAATAAAGAGGCAAAGGAGTGGGAAGATGTCATCATCGATTCGATCTCGCAAAGTATCTGAACGTGAGCTGAGTCAACCATTCCAAACTTGTCCCCTTGCTAACGAGCTCTTAGCCACCTTTCTCCTTGCCCGCTTCTGTGATGTAGACGAATTCCGCATGGACTTGGTCTCCCAAATCACCTACCTCGATTGTCCTTTCCTCTCCAACTTATCGTCTCGCAAGCAAACACCCGCCTCTTCCGCGTCTTATCTGCTTGACCATTTGGCACTCCTGCCATTAATCACAAGGATTATCCATCGTTTGATTCGCACGCATCTCGCCGTATAAAGCACCTCCACTAGTCACCATAATCTACATCCAACCCGAGTTTGTTACTTCCATCGATCAAGCAATCCGAAGAACTAAGATAAGGATGAGCGACCCTAGAGGGAACGTGCCCTTTGCGTGGGAGAACAAGCCCGGAATCTCCAAGGCGACCACAAGTAGCGACCGGCGAAGAATCGCCCCCGCCGTCGCCGCCATCGATAGGAGATAGAAGGCGGTTCCTGACCAAGTTGCCATCGATAGGAGATAGAAGGCGGTTCCCGACCAAGTTGCCGCTGCCCCCGTGTCCGACGGCGGACTGTGCAAGGGTTTCGATGGCGCGGGAGATGCAGATTCCTCTCCCACCGTGCACTTTCCAGCCCCCGACGAGGAGCGGCTCAAAGAAGGGCTCGAAGAAGCAAGACGATGATCCGTTCCTCGCGGCTTACATGGAGTGCACGAAGGGTACTAAGGCGGGGCATCGTCACAAGTCGTCTAAGCACGTCGATGGAGGCCTAGGGTTTGGGCTGAGGAAGCACATGCTTGCTAACTTCTCATGTCAGCAGTCGTGCAGCGTGAGGGATGACAACCTGATCAGAGTTTCTCATTTTGAGCGAGAAAAAAGTTGATGGGCTTCAGGATGTGGAGGCTTCTCGATCGGGCAGTGTTCTCACTCTAAATTCGGAGAAGATTGGATGCGAAGCATGTTTCGAAACACCTAACCAGAGTACATACAAGAAGTTCCTCAATCACGATGAAATAACGTGTTCTTTGTTTCTTATTTATCACTTGCAAAATTAAACTAGTTGTTTTAACTTTTCACTTTCGCCCATTTCTCCTCCTTGGAGCAGTGCCGGTTGAACCTGTATCGTTCGACTCGTCATTCCTCTTTTGCTTCAAGATTTTGGATTTGTCTAACCCGATACGAGCAAGCAACAAAATAAAGCAGAGAAATGTAAGATCAGATTTCGAAAATCTGTTTTTCTATTTGGAATTGGGGTCCAAAgcgaatatttgaatattacgTTGCGGATTTGATAAGTCCAACAAGACTCCAGATTTGGCAGATTCGGAAATCAAGTTTCCGCGTGAGAGTCAAGTCAACAGTGGTCAACTTGGctattatatataaatattcaaTTGTTGGAGCAGTGAGCCGAGCCATTGTTGACGCGAAGAAAGAAGTCTTTGAAGCGCCGTTTGTGGACGAGTGCTTGGCATTAGATCTTCGTTTTGTTCATGATATTATATTAAGTAATCAAGTGTCGAAGTGATTAAATTTTATGGTTAGATTTATGTAATTCttttatgagattgagagattatttcattaaGAATTATGAgctaaatactgtgtgcgttACTAGATGTAATTGGGATTGGGAAACATCGAAAGTATTTAAGTGGCTCGAGTgtgatttgtaatctccgtgtatcgcttgatctatagtgaaattcgttgctgctctccttgttgacgtaggtctctacaaccgaatcacgtacatccggtgtccaatttattttcttgttctgtctatttatcgttcgatcgcttgtttcgCACAACAAGTATTACTTATCTTCAATGACCAAAATGATCGACGAAACTCAAAGTGTTTAAACCTGAATTTTTTACTTGGAGGCAAACTTGGCCTTCTAATGcatcttcttcaaaattatttggACCCGGACCCTTTTACCGGAAAACCGGCCGAAGCAGTGGTCCCCCGGTGGTCGGATGCTGCTTCGACCGTGTAACTGGTGCGAGTCTGAATCCCTCTACGGCAATGGTCCAATCTCGCCGGAGTGTGGAGGAGGGGGCGACTTCATACCCTTGCGAGGGATTACCGATCTCAACCGGACAAAATAAGGACGGCACGGTTCCGTTGCATGGTTTCTATGGAGTAATAACTTTGTTTAACCTACTACTCCATTATAATAACCTTTCGTCAATGTTAGCTTCTTTGAAATCTCTATTCTTGCTGTATTCACATTTATCTTATTAGCTCGGCTTTCTGCAACAAGTTCATCAGACAGTGCTAGCCATTATTTTCTTGATATTGGTTGTTTCGAAAGGGGAAGCTACCTCTTTAAAACTTCATGGGTGATTCTTATGCTTGGCAGATTATTTGAGAAAAGAGTCCCAGCCGCTTTCCATTAAGATTTGTGATAGATTTAGAAACTGGACCACCTAGCATATTTATCTTTTGCTAGTAAGCTCCTGGCATCATGAATTATTGGTCAGACGTATAATTATGTTGCCATTATGGTAGATCTTTTGACGACTTGTTTTATTAGTTCAACGAGTTTACAACTAGTCCCACGAGTTTAAAATGGGTTCAACTCGACCCTGAtcaggggtgtcaaaaaagcccacgCTAAAGGGGGCGGCCCgccccaaaaaattatttttttttttttttttttcgagtttgGTACCCGGTCGGGTTGAGCCGAGCCGGGCCGGCCCGCCACCtgactttttttaatactaatattttatttttaatttaatttatttttagtttttctttttatattctttaaTTTGATGCGTTTCTTAATTGATTtcgattctaaaaaaaaaaaaaaaaaaaaaatcaaaaaagaatcCGGCTCGACCCGACCAGGTCGAGGCCGGGTCGAGTTCGGTACTATTTTgtttcgggccgggccgagacccagcccattgacacccctagacCTAATTGACGGCCAGGTGAGCCTGGGCAAAGATCGCAACCCTGATCAGTGGGCGAGTCGGGCTTGGGTGATGGCTGTGAGGTTCGGCCcgtccatacatttgatgtaggataggaaaataagataaaactcATAGATAGGgaagataagaaaaaataacacaaaGCCCTAACATTATTTTTCGTTTATCTtcaatatttatttaatttttagctgaaatttagaaaaataaaaaaaggtgaCCTGGTGACGGCCCCGGCATTACATTTTTTTGTTCCTTGGGCGGGCTTGGGCACTGCAAGTTTGGGCATAGGTAGGATCTCCATAGGTTCGGTCTCAAGTAGGCCCGACCCGAGCCCGACAAATGAGTAAGTCTACGCTTAGCAACACTCGAGGGAAAATCTGTTCAAACTTTTGTCACTAAAACCTTGTCAGTAATACGTTAGTGCACTGTATCAACTCGACAGTTTATCATCTTTGGAGATTCAAAAATTTGTGAATTGGGTCGAGTTCTTTCTGTGGAATACGTTAGTGCACTGTATCGACTCGATTGAGTTCGATGCCGGATTCAGATCGGGTGGCCTTGCCTTCGATTGCGCCAAAGCAAGATCGACTCCTGATTAGCAAAAGAGAATTTTATGTAGCTGTTGAGAAGTTGTGTGAATAAAACTTTCGTAAGATCTTCATACTCAACTGTCAAAAGGGTCGCATTGTGTATCTGTTCACCCgccctaaaaagaaaaaataagtaaaataagattatttttttggtcgaacagtAAAATAAGACGAAAAGTGCCGACATTGGATCCTCATTGGCTCCAAGACACCCACGACGCAACATCATGATTCCCTGACGAACCGAAATGACAGCACGATTCAATATCATGAGCAGAGAAAGAAGCtttcttaaaatttaattaaagtAACTTTAACGCAGGTTTACTTTCTCCAccaattccctttttttctttttgggaattAGCCATGATGTCGCATGCACAGTGTAAAGCCGCTATCATTGCCTTCCGACGCGTGAGTTTAAAAccccccataaaaaaaaaaaaaaaacataacaaaaaggATTAAAGttcatgattaaattggcagGACGAATGCTAGATTAATTTAGAGCACTCAGTTCCAATGTTTCGCCTGTGTGTTGCGTGGTAAGTTTGTATGATAAACCATGTTTTACCAAGAGAACGTAGTTTTACAATGAATTTCGAAATATGATCGCCGGTAGCGATCTCATGCGATGTTCCGTTCAAAATAATGCGGGAAGCTACTCGACATGGAGCAAAGAGATTGCGGCGAGCAGCGAGCAGGTTACCAATCGAGTCGGCTAATGcaaaaaaccttaaaagttGCCCTACCAACATAGATCAAAGATCAAAAAGCGAAGGAATTGAGAAAGCTAAGGATACATTCAACACCCAAAATTAAATTACAATTACCGCTGTCCATTTGATATTTTAGATGACCAGTAGTGAACACTGATCTTCGTTCCCCGCTAATATGGATCCGCCCGAAAGTTGTCGAGCACAAACAACCACCGCCCTTTCACAACCTCTCATGACTGATGACAAGAGAATTATTTAGGTCTTTTTCCGCTCACAAACGATGACATCCGCTAGTCCCCGAGAAACGATGTTCCGTTCTTCATCTTACCTTTCCCGCCCGCGTTCGTCgtggtcctcctcctcctcctccgcgagGAGGCGGAGCCGCCGCCACCGTCTCGCCGGAGATTCCCGTCGTTGTGAATGAGGGGCAGCTCGTTCCCGTCGTCCATGTCCTCCACGGTCGCGATGCGGATGCATGAGCATCGCTCCAGGGACGCGAAGAAGGCGGACGCGACTCCGCCGATGAGCCACATGGCCACGCCGTCGACCCTCCCGCACCCCGGCGGCCCGGCTTGGTTGCGGGCCCTCGGCGTGTCGGAGCCCGATCGGAAGCTGAAGAAGCCGGTGCAGTTTGTCGAGGTTGTAGCGGCCATGTTGAGGAGGGGGTTCGGAGAGGTTGATAGATCTTTCTAGCAAGCTCTCGATttagagggagagggagagggagagagaggtggtTCTATATGTTTAGGGACTAACCCATCACCGTCGTCACTTGATACTTTGCCAATAGTTGCCATAATTTAAGGTTAATGTCTTTAATTGATGGCGGTATAAAGCACTTTATGAGATTTGGTACCACATAAAAAGCATGTGAgtaaagtcaaaagaaaatttcaacatTAT from Rhodamnia argentea isolate NSW1041297 chromosome 2, ASM2092103v1, whole genome shotgun sequence encodes the following:
- the LOC115746259 gene encoding uncharacterized protein LOC115746259, coding for MSDPRGNVPFAWENKPGISKATTSSDRRRIAPAVAAIEDRRRFPTKLPLPPCPTADCARVSMAREMQIPLPPCTFQPPTRSGSKKGSKKQDDDPFLAAYMECTKGTKAGHRHKSSKHVDGGLGFGLRKHMLANFSCQQSCSVRDDNLIRVSHFEREKS